The stretch of DNA GGAATGTTGAACTTCAAAAAAAGTTATTAAGCTAAATACTATTGCATAAGAAGTACCCAAAAAATGTTTAGAGCCTACCCACAGCGTTATAATGTTCTCTCCACATACCAAAAGTATGACCAACATCGCACCTACAATTGACAGGCATACTACCATTGTATTAACAAATAAACTCTGAAGTCCAGCAAAGCGATCCTGTATATATTTTTTAGCAATAAATGGGGATATAACCTGATTAACTACCAGTGCGATAGATGTAACATAAGTGAATAGCTGCTGATTAATGACGTAATCTGAAATTTCGTTGGCACTAACAATAATAGATGCCATTAGTACACTTCCCTGAGCAATTAACCACCCGCCAAACTGATTAATTACTAAGGGAAAAGACTGGCTATAGATGCGTTTGGCAATTATGTATTGAAACAGTTGACGACGCGGTGTTTTATCATTCTCAAATATATATTTATGACGAACGTACAGGGTAAGGTGAAGTGAAATCAATTGGCCCATATTTTGAAACATAAAAGCTACTGCCACAAGTACAACAGATTTGTAAACAGGGAGTAGCACAAATAGTAAGGCGAAGTATAGAATTTGCCAGACGCTGCGAACAATGCTTTCAACGCCAACGTCGCGGTAGCCAATCAATAAAGCAGCCGGAATATTTGATAGCAAACTAAAAACAATACCCACAACATAAATACAGAAAGCCGTTTGAAGTGTAGTAGCATTAACAGCCTGGCTGTACATGACATAGTAAATTCCTACTACAACGATACTCACCCCTGTGAGAATTGCACAAAAAGAAAGTAGTGAAGTAGTGTATATCTGTTTGGGGGAATAAGAAGATAGGTCAGCAATTGTGTGATTATCAGAACTGCTTTCGTTGGCATTGTCTATGTAAGCGATTATTCGGGAGAGAGTTTGTATTAAACCTAAATCTGCCATTTGCAGGAAGGCACCA from Spirosoma montaniterrae encodes:
- a CDS encoding lipopolysaccharide biosynthesis protein; translated protein: MIKNVTDFGRLIKGVSFSWVRFLLTILIGIIQTPLLFKNLAKDELNFWYIFFLFGAFLQMADLGLIQTLSRIIAYIDNANESSSDNHTIADLSSYSPKQIYTTSLLSFCAILTGVSIVVVGIYYVMYSQAVNATTLQTAFCIYVVGIVFSLLSNIPAALLIGYRDVGVESIVRSVWQILYFALLFVLLPVYKSVVLVAVAFMFQNMGQLISLHLTLYVRHKYIFENDKTPRRQLFQYIIAKRIYSQSFPLVINQFGGWLIAQGSVLMASIIVSANEISDYVINQQLFTYVTSIALVVNQVISPFIAKKYIQDRFAGLQSLFVNTMVVCLSIVGAMLVILLVCGENIITLWVGSKHFLGTSYAIVFSLITFFEVQHSVAGNFVWNTGVWPFNKWTLLAGLLTVTLGFALSQFYGLLGIALASLLSKLLTLNWYVVYISLKRLGLSVKGYLAGTLSPLVLVIFTCILLAFYTKHQPALKGINEVMKIAIVSTVSGVVFLLLISFLFRKSFFALYQTFLSRTVKT